From a single Bradyrhizobium sediminis genomic region:
- a CDS encoding dihydroorotase, translating to MSQSFDVILRSGTVVNQDGEGVRDIGVANGRIAEIGSLGQASAAEVIDCKGLHILPGVMDTQVHFREPGLTHKEDLETGSRSAVMGGVTAVFEMPNTDPLTITEATFTGKVKSGRHRMHCDFAFFIGGTRENVQDLPELERAPGCAGVKVFIGSSTGALLVEDDESLRRIFQVISRRAAFHAEDEYRLNDRKGLRVEGDPRSHPVWRDETAALMATQRLVQLAHETGKRIHVLHISTKQEIEFLRDHKDVATCEATPHHLTLTAPECYERLGTRAQMNPPVRSAEHRAGIWRGIEQGIVDVLGSDHAPHTLEEKAKTYPASPSGMTGVQTLVPLMLDHVNAGRLSLQRFVDLTSAGPARLFNIACKGRIAAGYDADFTVVDLKRSETITDDWVASRAGWTPYHGVRVTGWPVGTFVRGRRVMWQGELVTPSTGEPVRFLETLRA from the coding sequence ATGAGTCAGAGTTTTGATGTGATTCTGAGATCCGGCACCGTGGTCAACCAGGACGGTGAGGGCGTGCGCGACATCGGCGTCGCCAATGGCCGTATCGCTGAAATCGGTTCCCTTGGACAGGCATCGGCCGCCGAGGTGATCGACTGCAAGGGCCTGCACATCCTGCCCGGCGTCATGGACACGCAGGTGCATTTTCGCGAGCCGGGCCTGACCCACAAGGAAGATCTCGAAACCGGTTCGCGCAGTGCTGTGATGGGCGGCGTGACGGCGGTGTTCGAAATGCCGAACACCGATCCCCTGACCATCACCGAAGCGACCTTCACCGGAAAGGTGAAGAGCGGCCGCCACCGCATGCATTGCGATTTCGCGTTCTTCATCGGCGGCACCCGCGAAAACGTGCAGGATCTGCCGGAGCTGGAACGCGCGCCCGGCTGCGCCGGTGTCAAGGTGTTCATCGGCTCTTCCACCGGCGCGCTATTGGTCGAGGATGACGAAAGCCTGCGCCGGATTTTCCAGGTGATCAGCCGCCGCGCCGCCTTTCATGCCGAAGACGAGTACCGCCTCAACGATCGCAAGGGACTGCGCGTCGAGGGCGATCCGCGCTCGCATCCGGTCTGGCGCGACGAGACCGCGGCGCTGATGGCGACCCAGCGGCTGGTCCAGCTCGCCCATGAGACGGGCAAGCGGATTCACGTGCTGCATATCTCCACCAAGCAGGAGATCGAGTTTCTGCGCGACCACAAGGACGTCGCCACCTGCGAGGCGACGCCGCACCATCTCACTTTGACCGCGCCGGAATGCTACGAGCGGCTCGGCACCCGGGCGCAGATGAATCCGCCGGTGCGCTCGGCCGAGCATCGGGCCGGGATCTGGCGCGGCATCGAGCAGGGCATCGTCGACGTGCTCGGCTCCGATCACGCCCCGCACACCCTCGAGGAAAAGGCCAAGACCTATCCGGCTTCGCCCTCGGGCATGACCGGGGTGCAGACGCTGGTGCCCTTGATGCTCGATCACGTCAACGCCGGGCGATTGTCGCTACAGCGCTTCGTCGATCTCACCAGCGCAGGCCCGGCGCGGCTGTTCAACATCGCGTGCAAGGGCCGCATTGCGGCGGGTTACGACGCCGACTTCACGGTGGTCGATCTCAAGCGCAGCGAAACCATCACCGACGATTGGGTGGCCTCGCGCGCCGGCTGGACGCCGTATCACGGCGTGCGCGTCACCGGCTGGCCGGTCGGCACCTTTGTCAGGGGCCGCCGCGTGATGTGGCAGGGTGAACTGGTGACGCCGTCGACCGGCGAACCGGTGCGGTTTCTGGAGACGTTGAGGGCGTAG
- a CDS encoding TIGR02301 family protein, whose translation MLKHILAAFILVSACISGPARAQDAAAPFDGDLQRLAEILGTLHYLRGICGTNEGPKWRNEMQALIDAETPSGDRRARMIAGFNRGYNGFQQTYRTCTPAASIAIRRYIEEGSKISRDLTARYAN comes from the coding sequence ATGCTCAAGCACATTCTGGCCGCTTTCATCCTTGTCTCGGCGTGCATTTCCGGCCCTGCGCGGGCCCAGGATGCGGCTGCGCCGTTCGACGGCGACCTGCAGCGGCTGGCCGAGATCCTCGGCACCCTGCACTATCTCAGGGGCATTTGCGGCACCAATGAAGGTCCCAAATGGCGCAACGAGATGCAGGCGCTGATCGACGCCGAAACCCCCTCCGGCGACCGCCGCGCCCGCATGATCGCCGGCTTCAACCGCGGCTATAACGGCTTTCAGCAGACCTACCGGACTTGCACGCCGGCCGCCTCGATCGCGATCCGAAGATACATCGAGGAAGGCTCGAAGATCTCGCGGGACCTGACCGCCCGCTACGCCAACTGA
- a CDS encoding NUDIX hydrolase codes for MTSPVQPSHPQLAVSAAIFRDGKILLVRRAKSPAKGYYSLPGGRVEFGETLHAALHREVDEETGLKIEIAGLAGWREVVPGTSGGGHYLIMSFAARWTAGEPVLNDEHDDFRWLAPDALGDLKVTGGLDEIIRSARALLGA; via the coding sequence GTGACGTCCCCGGTCCAGCCCTCGCATCCGCAGCTCGCCGTCAGCGCGGCGATCTTTCGCGACGGCAAGATCCTCCTGGTGCGGCGGGCAAAGTCCCCGGCCAAAGGCTACTATTCGCTGCCCGGCGGCCGGGTCGAATTCGGCGAGACGCTGCACGCGGCGCTGCATCGCGAGGTCGACGAGGAAACCGGGCTGAAAATCGAGATTGCCGGGCTCGCCGGATGGCGCGAGGTGGTGCCGGGAACCTCCGGCGGCGGCCATTATCTGATCATGTCGTTCGCCGCACGCTGGACCGCAGGCGAGCCGGTCCTGAACGACGAACACGACGATTTCAGGTGGCTGGCGCCGGATGCGCTCGGCGATCTCAAGGTCACCGGCGGCCTGGATGAGATCATCCGGTCGGCCAGAGCCCTGCTCGGGGCCTGA
- a CDS encoding SOS response-associated peptidase, protein MCGRFVITSPPAAVRQIFGYLEQPNFPPRHNIAPTQPIPVVIVENGIRHFRLMRWGLLPSWVKDPRKFTLLINARSETAAEKPAFKNAIRRRRCLIPADGYYEWQAAGTRKRPHFIHRRDGQPMGLAGLAETWTGPNGEELDTVAIVTAPASADLAVLHHRVPVTIAPADFERWLDCRDDSAEGVMALLVAPQEGEFVWHEVSTRVNRVANDDAQLILPITAEERAAEAPKPAKKAAPRKPASAASDDGQGSLF, encoded by the coding sequence ATGTGTGGACGCTTCGTCATTACTTCCCCGCCGGCCGCCGTGCGGCAGATTTTCGGCTACCTCGAGCAGCCAAATTTCCCGCCAAGGCATAATATCGCGCCGACGCAACCTATACCTGTCGTGATCGTCGAAAACGGTATCAGGCATTTCCGGCTGATGCGCTGGGGCCTGCTGCCGTCCTGGGTCAAGGACCCCAGGAAATTCACGCTGCTGATCAATGCGCGCTCGGAAACCGCGGCGGAAAAACCGGCCTTCAAGAACGCCATCAGGCGCCGGCGCTGCCTGATCCCGGCCGACGGCTATTACGAATGGCAGGCGGCCGGGACGCGCAAGCGGCCCCACTTCATCCATCGCCGCGACGGGCAACCAATGGGTCTGGCGGGGCTGGCGGAAACCTGGACCGGGCCCAACGGCGAGGAGCTCGACACCGTGGCGATCGTCACGGCGCCGGCGAGCGCCGATCTTGCGGTGCTGCATCACCGCGTGCCGGTGACCATCGCGCCCGCCGATTTCGAGCGCTGGCTCGATTGCCGCGACGACAGTGCGGAGGGCGTGATGGCGCTCTTGGTCGCGCCGCAAGAAGGCGAATTCGTCTGGCACGAGGTTTCGACGCGGGTCAACCGCGTCGCCAATGACGACGCGCAACTGATCCTGCCGATCACCGCGGAGGAGCGGGCGGCGGAAGCGCCGAAGCCCGCGAAGAAAGCCGCCCCGCGCAAGCCGGCATCGGCGGCGTCCGATGACGGGCAGGGGTCGCTGTTTTGA
- a CDS encoding aspartate/glutamate racemase family protein has translation MRIALIHALKHSIVPIEASFARLWPDATLMNLLDDSLSADLKRDGRLTDAMAERFLSLGRYAASTGADAILFTCSAFGPCIEAVARAHAPMPVLKPNEAMIEQAVAKGRRIGLLSTFAPTLVSMPPEFPASVEVVPKLAEGALAALDRGDRAGHDRLVVEASRDLRGCDLIALAQYSMAPAAELVAAASGRPVLTTPDSAVAKLKELLGAGTGT, from the coding sequence ATGCGCATCGCTTTGATCCACGCCCTGAAGCATTCGATTGTGCCGATCGAGGCTTCGTTCGCCCGGCTATGGCCGGACGCAACTTTGATGAACCTGCTCGACGACAGCCTGTCGGCCGATCTCAAGCGTGACGGCCGCCTCACTGACGCGATGGCGGAACGTTTCCTGTCGCTCGGGCGCTATGCGGCCTCGACCGGCGCCGACGCGATCCTGTTCACCTGTTCGGCCTTCGGCCCCTGCATCGAAGCGGTGGCGCGCGCGCACGCGCCGATGCCGGTGCTCAAACCAAATGAAGCGATGATCGAGCAGGCCGTTGCGAAGGGCCGCAGGATCGGCCTGCTCTCGACCTTCGCGCCGACGCTGGTGTCGATGCCGCCGGAATTTCCGGCTTCCGTGGAGGTTGTGCCGAAGCTGGCGGAAGGCGCGCTCGCAGCACTGGATCGCGGCGACCGCGCCGGGCATGATCGCCTGGTCGTGGAAGCCTCACGCGATTTGCGGGGCTGCGACCTGATCGCGCTCGCGCAATACAGCATGGCGCCGGCGGCCGAACTGGTCGCCGCGGCGTCGGGACGGCCGGTCCTCACCACGCCGGACAGCGCCGTTGCGAAGCTAAAGGAGTTGCTCGGCGCAGGGACGGGGACCTGA
- a CDS encoding NUDIX domain-containing protein yields the protein MTISDRIRVKSVRVLSDNHYTLKTTTFEFRRANGEWQTQHRETYDRGNGATLLPYNLAQRTVVLVRQFRYPAYVNGYDDLLIEAAAGLLDNESPENRIRAEAEEETGYRLGDINKVFEAFMSPGSVTEKLHFFVAEYQPHMKIGSGGGIADEGEDIEVLELPIDQALDMIGDGRIADAKTIMLLQYAALNIFR from the coding sequence ATGACCATTTCCGACCGCATCCGCGTCAAGAGCGTCCGCGTCCTTTCAGACAACCACTACACCCTGAAGACCACCACGTTCGAATTCCGCCGCGCCAACGGCGAATGGCAGACGCAGCATCGGGAAACCTACGACCGCGGCAATGGCGCGACGCTGTTGCCCTACAATCTGGCGCAGCGCACCGTGGTGCTCGTGCGGCAGTTTCGCTATCCGGCCTATGTCAACGGCTACGACGATCTCCTGATCGAGGCCGCCGCCGGCCTGCTCGACAACGAGTCGCCGGAAAACCGGATCCGCGCCGAGGCGGAAGAGGAGACCGGCTACCGGCTCGGCGACATCAACAAGGTGTTCGAAGCCTTCATGAGCCCCGGCTCGGTCACCGAAAAACTGCACTTCTTCGTCGCTGAGTATCAGCCGCACATGAAGATCGGCAGCGGCGGCGGCATCGCCGACGAAGGCGAGGACATCGAGGTGCTGGAGCTGCCGATCGATCAGGCGCTCGACATGATCGGCGACGGCCGCATTGCGGACGCCAAGACCATCATGCTGCTGCAGTATGCGGCGCTGAACATTTTTCGCTGA
- a CDS encoding GNAT family acetyltransferase codes for MNAPPPKPISALAIAPVEDADIAAVIALWQRCNLTRPWNDPAADIALARRGPNATVLAGRVGNAIMATAMVGHDGHRGWVYYVATDPDHRGKGFGRAIMKAAEDWLRETGIAKLQLMVRRENASAGAFYQSIGYAESQTIVFARWLDGREPTP; via the coding sequence GTGAACGCGCCGCCGCCAAAACCGATCTCCGCACTCGCCATCGCGCCGGTCGAGGACGCCGATATCGCCGCGGTCATCGCGCTATGGCAACGCTGCAACCTGACGCGGCCATGGAACGATCCCGCCGCCGACATCGCGCTGGCGCGGCGCGGGCCGAACGCGACGGTGCTGGCCGGCCGCGTCGGCAACGCCATCATGGCGACCGCGATGGTCGGCCATGACGGCCATCGCGGCTGGGTCTATTACGTCGCCACCGACCCGGACCATCGCGGCAAGGGTTTTGGCCGCGCCATCATGAAGGCGGCCGAGGACTGGCTGCGCGAGACGGGCATCGCAAAACTGCAATTGATGGTCCGGCGCGAAAACGCCAGTGCGGGGGCATTCTACCAATCGATCGGCTACGCCGAGTCGCAGACGATCGTCTTCGCCAGATGGCTCGACGGCCGCGAGCCGACGCCGTAA
- a CDS encoding FAD-binding oxidoreductase: MNIVQPSTPPPLSPELIAQFRSIVGDKYAVTDQADIAPYVTEERDLFRGRSPLVLRPGSTAEVSAICKLATEHRIALVPQGGNTGLVGGQTPHNGEVVVSLRRMDKIRDIDTASNTMTCEAGVVLQIAQQRASEVDRLFPLSLGAEGSCTIGGNLSTNAGGTTALAYGVAREMALGLEVVLADGRILNGLSKLKKDNTGYDLRNLFIGAEGTLGIITAATLKLFPKPRAVETAFVGLKSPADALKLLSISQNEAAGTLTSFELLADIAVGFSVRHGIDVRHPLAGRHPWYVLMELSSPRDDARATLEAILAKGFDDGIVDDAVIAASLSQRSGFWKLRDEMSAAQKPEGGSIKHDISVPVAAVPAFIAEANAAVVKLIPGSRPVPFGHLGDGNIHYNVSQPVGGDTADFMGRWHEVNAVVFDIVLRMGGSISAEHGIGVLKRDELPDVKDKVAIELMRGIKAMLDPLGIMNPGKVL; encoded by the coding sequence ATGAATATCGTCCAGCCTTCGACGCCGCCGCCGCTCTCGCCCGAACTGATCGCACAATTTCGTTCGATCGTCGGCGACAAATACGCGGTCACGGATCAGGCCGATATCGCGCCTTACGTCACCGAGGAGCGCGACCTGTTTCGCGGGCGGTCGCCGCTGGTGTTGCGGCCGGGCTCGACCGCGGAAGTCTCCGCCATCTGCAAGCTCGCCACCGAGCACCGGATCGCGCTGGTGCCGCAGGGCGGCAATACCGGCCTCGTCGGCGGCCAGACCCCGCACAACGGCGAGGTGGTGGTATCATTGCGGCGGATGGACAAGATCCGCGACATCGACACCGCGTCCAACACCATGACCTGCGAGGCCGGCGTGGTGCTGCAGATCGCGCAACAGCGCGCTTCCGAGGTCGACCGGCTGTTTCCTCTGTCGCTCGGCGCGGAAGGAAGCTGCACCATCGGCGGCAACCTCTCCACCAATGCCGGCGGGACCACGGCGCTGGCCTATGGCGTGGCGCGCGAAATGGCGCTCGGGCTGGAAGTTGTGCTGGCCGACGGCCGTATTCTGAACGGGCTGTCGAAGCTGAAAAAGGACAATACCGGCTACGACCTGCGCAACCTCTTCATCGGCGCCGAAGGCACGCTCGGCATCATCACCGCGGCGACCCTGAAACTGTTCCCGAAGCCGCGCGCGGTGGAGACCGCCTTCGTCGGCCTGAAATCGCCCGCCGACGCGCTGAAGCTGCTGTCGATCTCGCAGAACGAGGCTGCGGGCACGCTCACCAGTTTCGAACTGCTGGCCGACATCGCGGTCGGTTTCAGCGTCCGCCACGGCATCGATGTCCGCCATCCCCTCGCCGGCCGGCATCCCTGGTACGTGCTGATGGAGCTGTCGTCGCCGCGCGACGACGCCCGCGCCACGCTGGAAGCGATCCTGGCCAAGGGTTTCGACGACGGCATCGTCGACGACGCCGTCATCGCGGCCAGCCTCAGCCAGCGCTCAGGCTTCTGGAAGCTGCGCGACGAAATGTCGGCGGCGCAGAAGCCGGAAGGCGGCTCGATCAAGCACGATATTTCAGTGCCGGTCGCCGCCGTGCCCGCCTTCATCGCGGAAGCCAACGCCGCGGTGGTGAAACTGATTCCGGGCTCGCGGCCGGTGCCGTTCGGCCATCTCGGCGACGGCAATATCCATTACAATGTCAGCCAGCCTGTTGGCGGCGACACCGCCGACTTCATGGGCCGCTGGCACGAGGTCAACGCGGTCGTGTTCGACATCGTGCTGCGGATGGGCGGCTCGATCTCCGCCGAGCACGGCATCGGCGTGCTCAAGCGCGACGAACTGCCCGACGTCAAGGACAAGGTGGCGATCGAGCTGATGCGCGGCATCAAGGCGATGCTCGACCCGCTCGGCATCATGAACCCCGGCAAGGTGCTGTGA
- a CDS encoding L-threonylcarbamoyladenylate synthase, producing the protein MNVALKTRILPAGEAAVAAAASCLAEGGLVAFPTETVYGLGADAANPAAIARLYQAKGRPAFNPLIAHVGDLAAARRIARFDATATLLAEAFWPGPLTLVLPKAADCPVADLATAGLETVAIRVPAHPVALAILRAFGGPVVAPSANLSGHVSPTTAAHVQGDLTGRIDLIVDGGPVAVGVESTIVGCIEQPMLLRPGGLPRAEIERVLGRALAQPPADPDADSGQPLAPGMLASHYAPRTRVRLNADRVEPGEALLAFGPASVPGSDGAAAIMNLSPRSNVDEAAANLFGYLRALDTKDARAIAVMPIPHHGLGEAINDRLRRAAVGRD; encoded by the coding sequence GTGAATGTAGCCCTGAAAACGCGGATTCTGCCCGCCGGCGAGGCCGCCGTGGCCGCGGCGGCATCCTGCCTCGCCGAGGGCGGCCTGGTCGCGTTCCCGACCGAGACCGTTTACGGCCTGGGCGCAGACGCCGCCAACCCCGCCGCCATTGCCCGGCTCTACCAGGCCAAGGGCCGGCCGGCGTTCAATCCGCTGATTGCGCATGTCGGCGATCTCGCCGCCGCCCGGCGGATTGCCCGTTTTGATGCGACGGCCACCTTGCTCGCCGAGGCGTTCTGGCCGGGGCCGCTGACGCTGGTGCTGCCCAAAGCCGCCGATTGCCCGGTCGCCGATCTCGCAACCGCCGGGCTCGAGACCGTCGCGATCCGGGTTCCCGCCCACCCGGTGGCGCTGGCCATCCTGCGCGCCTTCGGCGGGCCGGTGGTGGCGCCGTCGGCTAATCTGTCGGGCCATGTCTCGCCGACTACGGCAGCCCATGTGCAGGGCGACCTGACCGGGCGGATCGACCTGATCGTCGACGGCGGACCGGTCGCGGTCGGCGTCGAATCGACCATCGTCGGATGCATCGAGCAGCCGATGCTGCTGCGCCCGGGCGGCCTGCCCCGCGCCGAGATCGAGCGCGTGCTGGGCCGGGCGCTGGCGCAACCGCCCGCCGATCCCGACGCCGACAGCGGACAACCGCTGGCGCCGGGCATGCTGGCCTCGCATTACGCGCCGCGCACCAGGGTCAGGCTCAATGCCGATAGAGTCGAGCCCGGCGAAGCGCTGCTGGCGTTCGGCCCCGCCTCGGTGCCGGGCTCGGACGGGGCGGCCGCGATCATGAATCTGTCGCCTCGGAGCAATGTCGATGAGGCCGCCGCCAATCTTTTCGGTTATCTTCGTGCGCTCGACACCAAAGACGCCCGCGCCATCGCGGTGATGCCGATCCCGCATCACGGGCTCGGCGAAGCCATCAATGACCGGCTGCGCCGCGCCGCGGTGGGACGGGACTGA
- a CDS encoding LysR family transcriptional regulator: protein MELHQLRCFVAAAEELHFGRAAQRLEMLPSALGRHIRLLEDDLGTRLMTRTTRSVALTDDGAVLLREARTLLAQADSLAVKFRARGRRQASTIRVGAIDSAAAGLFPMLLHDFRERRPDVTVKLTEDKTIRLLPRLISGRLDLALVRPPDKPDSRLEFLLLFHETAVVAVSSRHPLASRKRVTITDLAEQPLIVPERRSRPHSHDLTMKLFAQAGLHARIAQLADEKQTIVNLVAAELGVAIVPRWTSRMAARGVRYIPLEASDMNRLPLAAAWTRGTRDLIRDEMLEMLKTSLSRYAQEA from the coding sequence ATGGAATTGCACCAGCTTCGCTGTTTCGTTGCCGCGGCCGAGGAACTTCATTTTGGACGCGCAGCCCAACGGCTCGAAATGCTGCCCTCCGCGCTTGGGCGGCACATCCGGCTGCTCGAAGACGATCTCGGCACCAGGCTCATGACACGCACCACCCGCAGCGTAGCGCTGACCGATGACGGCGCTGTCCTTCTCAGGGAAGCGCGCACCTTGCTGGCGCAGGCGGACAGCCTTGCGGTCAAATTCCGCGCGCGCGGCCGGAGGCAGGCCTCGACCATCCGCGTCGGCGCGATCGATAGCGCGGCTGCAGGACTTTTCCCGATGCTGCTTCACGATTTTCGCGAGCGGAGGCCGGATGTCACGGTGAAATTGACGGAGGACAAGACGATCCGCCTGCTGCCCCGGCTGATCTCCGGGCGGCTGGACCTCGCTCTGGTGCGCCCTCCGGACAAACCAGACAGCCGGCTTGAATTCCTGCTGCTCTTTCACGAGACGGCTGTAGTCGCCGTCTCCAGTCGTCACCCGCTCGCATCGAGAAAGCGGGTAACCATCACCGATCTCGCCGAGCAGCCGTTGATCGTGCCCGAGCGCCGTTCGCGTCCGCACAGTCACGACCTCACCATGAAGCTGTTTGCTCAAGCCGGACTGCATGCGCGCATCGCCCAGCTTGCCGATGAAAAGCAGACCATCGTCAATCTCGTCGCCGCCGAACTGGGCGTCGCCATCGTTCCAAGATGGACATCCCGAATGGCGGCGCGCGGTGTTCGATATATCCCGCTTGAGGCGTCCGATATGAACAGACTGCCGCTTGCGGCGGCCTGGACTCGCGGTACACGCGATCTCATCAGGGACGAAATGCTGGAGATGCTCAAGACTTCACTTTCGCGCTATGCGCAGGAGGCCTGA
- a CDS encoding tripartite tricarboxylate transporter substrate-binding protein — MRFSRRAMLSGAIAAMSTLLSQAVTAQTAFPTKPITLIVPAASGGPTDTVARLIGESMGRTLGQTVIVENLGGAGGTLGMARVSKSAADGYTIAVWHIAHATAPALYESLKYDVVNDFDHLGRITDVPMTLVSKPTLPVSNVTELLEWIRANKDKATYGHAGVGSASHLCMLMLMKELGVQMNGIPYRGTGPAMNDLLGNQFDLMCDQTTNTTNQIKDGKIKGFAVTTKSRVSSVPDLPPLDAGAVKGFEVSAWHAMWAPKGLPKDVSDKLVAALQAALRDAKVIERFANLGTEPVQADLATPAALKAHLAAEVQRWGAVIKASGAKGN, encoded by the coding sequence ATGCGGTTCAGTCGTCGCGCGATGCTTTCCGGCGCCATCGCTGCCATGTCAACGTTGCTGTCGCAGGCCGTCACTGCGCAGACCGCCTTTCCGACCAAGCCGATCACACTCATCGTTCCGGCCGCGTCCGGAGGGCCGACCGACACAGTGGCCCGCCTCATTGGGGAATCGATGGGCAGAACCCTTGGTCAGACGGTCATTGTCGAAAATCTCGGCGGAGCAGGCGGGACACTCGGCATGGCGCGTGTGTCGAAGTCGGCCGCTGACGGATACACGATCGCCGTCTGGCACATCGCGCACGCTACCGCTCCCGCGCTCTACGAATCTCTCAAATACGACGTCGTCAACGACTTCGATCACCTCGGCCGCATTACCGACGTGCCCATGACCCTTGTGTCAAAACCGACGCTGCCGGTCAGCAACGTGACCGAGCTTCTGGAGTGGATTCGCGCCAACAAGGACAAAGCCACCTATGGGCATGCTGGTGTCGGCTCCGCCTCGCATCTTTGCATGCTGATGCTGATGAAAGAGCTTGGTGTGCAAATGAACGGGATTCCCTATCGCGGCACCGGGCCGGCAATGAACGACCTGCTGGGTAACCAGTTCGATCTGATGTGCGACCAGACGACCAATACCACCAATCAGATCAAGGACGGCAAGATCAAGGGCTTCGCCGTCACGACCAAATCCAGGGTCTCATCGGTGCCCGACCTGCCGCCGCTCGATGCGGGAGCCGTCAAAGGCTTCGAGGTCTCGGCTTGGCACGCAATGTGGGCCCCGAAGGGATTGCCGAAGGATGTTTCCGACAAGCTTGTCGCTGCTCTTCAAGCGGCGCTCAGGGATGCCAAGGTCATCGAGCGGTTTGCGAACCTCGGCACCGAGCCGGTCCAGGCGGATTTGGCGACGCCGGCGGCGCTCAAGGCCCATCTCGCAGCCGAAGTGCAGCGGTGGGGGGCCGTCATCAAGGCTTCAGGCGCGAAAGGGAATTGA
- a CDS encoding tartrate dehydrogenase, producing the protein MKTYAIAAIPGDGIGTEVVAAGVEVLHALAGRDGNFKFRVDHFDWGSAYYKKHGIMMPENGRDQIRKHDAILFGSAGAPDVPDHITLWGLRLAICQPFDQYANVRPTRILPGITSPLRNVHGKELDWVIVRENSEGEYAGVGGRVHKGLPLEVATDVSILTRAGVERIMRFAFRLAQSRPRKLLTVVTKSNAQRHAMVMWDEIAAEIAAEFSDVAWDKMLVDAMTMRMVMKPETLDTVVATNLHADVLSDLAAALAGSLGIAPTANLNPERTYPSMFEPIHGSAFDIIGKGIANPIGTFWSAVMMLEHLGEPAAAARLMQAIERVAADKRFHTPDLGGKARTAEVTAAVIDSIHGAND; encoded by the coding sequence GTGAAGACGTACGCCATAGCAGCCATCCCGGGCGACGGGATCGGCACCGAAGTCGTTGCCGCAGGGGTGGAGGTCTTGCACGCTTTGGCCGGCCGCGACGGCAATTTCAAGTTTCGGGTAGACCATTTCGACTGGGGGTCCGCTTACTACAAGAAGCACGGCATCATGATGCCGGAGAACGGCCGCGACCAGATCAGGAAGCATGACGCCATCCTGTTCGGCTCGGCCGGCGCGCCTGACGTGCCGGATCACATCACGCTATGGGGTTTGCGGCTGGCGATCTGCCAGCCGTTCGATCAATATGCCAATGTCCGGCCGACCCGAATCCTGCCCGGCATCACCAGCCCGCTGCGCAATGTCCACGGCAAAGAGCTCGACTGGGTGATCGTTCGCGAGAATTCCGAGGGCGAATATGCCGGCGTGGGTGGCCGCGTACACAAGGGCTTGCCGCTCGAAGTCGCGACCGACGTGTCGATCCTGACGCGCGCCGGCGTCGAGCGCATCATGCGCTTCGCTTTCAGGCTGGCGCAGTCTCGGCCGCGCAAACTGCTGACGGTAGTTACCAAATCCAACGCCCAGCGCCACGCGATGGTGATGTGGGACGAGATCGCCGCCGAGATCGCGGCAGAGTTCAGTGACGTCGCCTGGGACAAGATGCTGGTCGATGCCATGACCATGCGCATGGTCATGAAGCCGGAAACCCTTGATACGGTCGTGGCGACCAACCTGCATGCCGATGTCCTGTCGGATCTTGCTGCCGCGCTCGCGGGGTCGCTCGGGATCGCGCCGACGGCGAACCTCAATCCGGAACGAACTTACCCCTCGATGTTCGAGCCGATTCATGGCTCGGCCTTCGACATCATCGGCAAGGGCATCGCCAACCCGATCGGCACGTTCTGGTCTGCGGTGATGATGCTGGAACATCTCGGCGAGCCAGCTGCCGCTGCGCGATTGATGCAGGCGATCGAGCGTGTCGCCGCCGACAAGCGCTTTCACACACCGGACCTCGGCGGCAAGGCCAGGACAGCGGAAGTCACGGCTGCCGTCATCGACAGCATCCACGGTGCCAACGACTGA
- a CDS encoding DUF1330 domain-containing protein, with translation MTAFLIADIKVTDDKWVPDYAASVHDLVHKHGGKYLSRSGNVKTLEGTPLDTSLIAIMAFPTAKAAESFVTDPAYVGYAAARRDGSESRFQLIDDTDLAGTIPYLVKG, from the coding sequence ATGACGGCGTTTTTGATCGCAGACATCAAGGTGACCGACGACAAATGGGTGCCGGACTACGCGGCCTCGGTGCACGACCTCGTGCACAAGCACGGCGGCAAGTATCTGTCGCGCAGCGGCAACGTGAAGACACTGGAAGGCACGCCTCTCGATACGTCGCTGATCGCGATCATGGCGTTCCCGACGGCGAAAGCGGCGGAATCCTTCGTCACCGATCCCGCCTACGTCGGCTACGCCGCGGCGCGCCGGGACGGCAGCGAGAGCCGCTTCCAGCTGATCGACGATACCGATCTGGCCGGAACGATTCCGTATCTCGTCAAGGGCTGA